Below is a genomic region from Enoplosus armatus isolate fEnoArm2 chromosome 10, fEnoArm2.hap1, whole genome shotgun sequence.
GATCTTccagttgttgctgttgctgggATCCTGTAGGCAGAGGAGTCGTCCGTCACAGAGCCAGGAGTGTGAGGTATGTGGTTCCAAAACACTGAGGCCCATTACTCCGTCTTTGCGGCCCCCCAACACACCAAGCTCGCTGCTCTCAGAAGCCCCGGTCCGACGGCCTTCTGCCTTCTTGGTCTCCACAACCGAGGCGATGATGTGATCCAGGAAATTTGGGAGGCTGCTCTTCAACTTATCACTCTGACAGgcaaaagagacatttttgaTTACTTAAAAATTTTAAGCAAAAACTGAACCGTTTGCCTTGACAAGTGAATGTTCTGGTTCATTACTACACCAGTAAAAGGCAGTAATACAATTTGTAATCAATTCAGTTATTCCTAATCTTAGTATTCCTACCATTTCAATTATtcttgttgaaaatgtttttagtaGACTTGCTATATTTTGAGCTTAGGATACACTGATTGACTTACAAATTACAAGGAATAATAAAAGCTTTACACGTACGCCTGCTGAGGTAAAGACAGAGGGGAACGGTACCCCACTCTCTCCAGGGCCCTGGGGGAGTTTGCCCGGTCCAGAGTTGAGCAGGTCCCGGAGACTGGACCCCTCAGGTTTGGACTGGGCCATGCTGGAGCCCAGTAACAGGCTGTTAAATAGCTTAGGGCTGGAAGCAGAAGGCTTTGAGAGGGCACTGAGTGAATCCAGGCCAAAAGGCGGTCGGCTGTCTCGACTCATCATGGAGCGAAGTGAACCGGATTCTGGAAGAAGATGGCAAGAAGACGGTCATGTAACTTCAACTTTAAtattgattttgacttttttatgTACTCAGATTACACTGACACAGCATTTCCTCGTTCCTACTTACCCTTGGTGTCATCCTTGGCTTTCTGTGTGGCCAAGTCTGCCAGCcagtgcagagcagagctgttGCCCTCTCCTGATGAGCGCGACTCCTTGGCAGAGGACTGAGTGAGGTTACAGGGGGAGGATGTACCACTGGTGGAGTTACTGGTACTGCCCACAGTTTCTCCTCCCCCACTGTCTGATGGCGCTGCTGTTTGTGTAGTTTCTGTTTTGATCGCTGACATTTCTCCCTCTGATTTTGGAGTGGTGCCAATACCAGAAGCTGCAGCTGCGAGGACGCCACCACTGCTTGTTGAAGACTGCTGATACAAGCACAGGCAGACATTGGAGCCTTCAAGTTAAACACTTTGCAGAACTAAGAAAAAGATGATGTGGCACAACAGTACCTGTGAAATCCCATTGGGGGCACTAGGGCGCACTAGAGGCTTGGTGTGTCTACTGGTACAGGGACAATTGGCCTTAATACCCCACTTGCCTCTCGCTGAGTGCACCATGTCACCTATGTTGTACAGAGCTAAAGGAGAGAGGCAATGAAATCAATGATTACAACTCTGACTGCACCAATACAAGATCATATTTAATACTTGATGTTGAGGTGGGGATTGATAGATTTATGATTGAAACATAATGTACATGTTACCTGTCCCAGGTATAATCTGCGTAGGCATGAGGTTCTGTGGCTCATGAGGTTGGCCTTTGGCACACTTCAACCAAGCGAAAACCTCATCCTCCGGACCTTCATCTACATCTGAGGGAAAGgacatattcacatattcaaCCTCAAAACAGCTCACTAAGTATTAACCTTGTCAACATGTgtctattgtattgtatttaaaaaaaatttgttgAACAGGGTATCACCGTAGTGAAATGGTTAACTTGGCTCTAAAGTTCCCTAAATGTCACCGTAATGACTCACCCTCCCTTGGCCTGTTCCTGCGGAGCCGATAGCAGTCCAGACACACTCCGAAGCCACACTTACGACAAACCCAGTGGATGTTGAACAGGGTGGTCTCACACACGTCACACATTTCTCTGACACCTCGCACAGCCCGTTTCCACGCCACTTTCTCTGAAGgacaggcaaaaaaaacaggattataTACACAAAAGATACTTctgacataaacaaaacaagacatgtgaaGTAAACATGGGTCTTTATACTCACGGTGAGGCTCCACCATCATCATGGCCTCCTTCTCAGACATGACCAACTGGCAGAACTGGTCTCCCACATTGGCCAGGATGTACTTGGATGTATCGAGGTCAAGGCCCTCTTGGACAGCTGGTGCAGGTAGCCATAGACCCATGGCCATGGAATCGCTCTGCTGAGGGCTCAGGAAGCCTTCCACACGCAGTACACCTTTACGCGTGAAAGCCAACCTGGTCACAGGCAAATAAAGGATAATTCAGTAACACGTCATTGCATGCGATGCTTCCTCTGTGACGcccaaatacacaaaacaagcacataCAAACAAGTACCTTCTGAAGTGGAAGAAACGACAGGACACATTTGGGTCGTCATCATCGTCGCTGTCTTCGTCTGTAGTTCGATATTTACGGTAACGCTCTAGGCGGCACTCGCGGCACTTGTGCAAGTGAGGGGCCACATTGATGCAGGAGCCATCCTGGAGGAAGGACTCACCAGACTGCTTCAGACGACGCACTTTGCTCTGGTCTTTTAATACAGACTGGCCCACTGGAGGAGACAACTTTGTGTTAATTCTATTGCTTAGTCACCACAAATGATTCTGGGGTTCTGAAGAGTGGACAAGACTTACCTTTGAAAGGCTTGTTACGTGGACGGCTCTTAGCGACCCCTTGGACTTTAATTTTCTGCAACATGGTCCCATCCTTGGCAGGGTGTGGTGGTCCTCCTGGGACTTGACCTTTCTCTGGGTCCTCTTCATTCTCACTCAGGTCTGACAAGCCGCTGTTGCTGCTGGAGTCAGAGTCACGCTTGGACGACTGGCCTCTTTCCTCCAGGGTAAACTTCTGAGACTGGCTCTGGTCAAAGGATACAGGAACCTCCTCCATTACACCAGGGCCAGTGCTTCCAAACATGGGGCAGCCTGAGGTGGATGTAGGCATCTCCCCAACATCTTGCTCCTCCTTTGTCCCTTCACTCTGTGACCTCTGTGACGAGGCAGgtgctggagaggaggaagagctgggTGAGGCAGCTGCTGAGAGTGCTGGGAAAGGCGAAGACAGAATCCCCTTAGGTGGCTCTGCCATAGTGAACAGGTTTGGCTTGCTGTCCGAGGCAGAACCAAGGGTCTGTGGCTCGGCCCCAGTGAGGCCAGCAAAAGAGGTGTGGGAGGTTTTGTCCCCATAAGCCAGAAATGGATTTGTGGGCTCTTTGGAGGCCTGCAGAAAAAGGTTCTGGTGGCTATCTGAAGTATTAAAACCAGATTGCAGCCCTAACCCCCCCACAGAAGTTCCATTATTACTGCTCTTCTTGCTTTGAGCCCCAGAGGCTGCAGCCAGACCACCAATACCAgagcctcttcctcctgcagagccACCCATGCCCTGAAAGGCAGATGACGATTTGTTGAGCACACCATTTCCCGTTGGATGGGTCTCAGGCACTTTGGGCTGCTCAGGTTTTTTCAGCCCTTCACTGGATGTTGCAGGCTTGAAAAGGCTTGGGGGCTCTTTACTCAGGCTCTCAGACACTGCGGTGAAGTAATTGGTATCCTTGGACTGGGTCTGGCCAGCAGTTAGACCTGGGCTGGAGCCAGAATTCTGGGTCATGCACTGGAAAAACAAGTTTTGGTTTTGCTGGGATTGAGTCTCATTCTTTGCTCCGCCAAAGCCGAAGCCGAAGGGCCTGGGAGTGTCCTGGGAGGTTGTGGTAGTGGTCGGAGCTCCATTGGTCTGAGAGGTAACATCTCCAAATACAGAAGCAGTGGCCTGGGGCAAACGAAAACCTGATGCGGTTTTAGagccctgaaaaacaaaacaatgtggtAAAGTAAAATGAcgttaataataacagaaacaaaact
It encodes:
- the kdm3b gene encoding lysine-specific demethylase 3B; the protein is MGDSLELIGKRLLLLLDEGRSANGSEPEKAAWARDWLRGTVRAVSVIGLAAPEVSGGEATTTTTAAGLTVFVEFENASQRCSWVQVYDGGVKALLVEDSIVWANRSDGTGTTGSPAPASATAWPALVFRSLVDRVGLGSLVPVEYFGNKNFEFLPDNKTVQRFEVEKDIRHPLLLEQPSLQAAISSWHTDFELQEIFRKGSYTIQGRRVRVYQPEFEECWASGLVSQHDPISHIMEITLDKGEENQMVDPRVIHVMLAEEELGKNGRRRKDSETMKGDSGRRRRTASEGEDDLNLKRFKGAGDSAAEGQNCGDSNETPTEGMGIWGGDSGERVSSTTKNGSSSEGTFPQGRVSSPNTNSSLQMDQSSSTPPRYPTHVKENGRSLSTQGAADSTTAVTHTPTPPPLKPAPSPFSTTSFPSLGQMPSLVPGAPAPKASPSPQPDREEASQSAYSKTAALVSPGPVTISWSHESGPSVALSASVGFSPKGPTWGSQTEGSKTASGFRLPQATASVFGDVTSQTNGAPTTTTTSQDTPRPFGFGFGGAKNETQSQQNQNLFFQCMTQNSGSSPGLTAGQTQSKDTNYFTAVSESLSKEPPSLFKPATSSEGLKKPEQPKVPETHPTGNGVLNKSSSAFQGMGGSAGGRGSGIGGLAAASGAQSKKSSNNGTSVGGLGLQSGFNTSDSHQNLFLQASKEPTNPFLAYGDKTSHTSFAGLTGAEPQTLGSASDSKPNLFTMAEPPKGILSSPFPALSAAASPSSSSSPAPASSQRSQSEGTKEEQDVGEMPTSTSGCPMFGSTGPGVMEEVPVSFDQSQSQKFTLEERGQSSKRDSDSSSNSGLSDLSENEEDPEKGQVPGGPPHPAKDGTMLQKIKVQGVAKSRPRNKPFKVGQSVLKDQSKVRRLKQSGESFLQDGSCINVAPHLHKCRECRLERYRKYRTTDEDSDDDDDPNVSCRFFHFRRLAFTRKGVLRVEGFLSPQQSDSMAMGLWLPAPAVQEGLDLDTSKYILANVGDQFCQLVMSEKEAMMMVEPHQKVAWKRAVRGVREMCDVCETTLFNIHWVCRKCGFGVCLDCYRLRRNRPREDVDEGPEDEVFAWLKCAKGQPHEPQNLMPTQIIPGTALYNIGDMVHSARGKWGIKANCPCTSRHTKPLVRPSAPNGISQQSSTSSGGVLAAAASGIGTTPKSEGEMSAIKTETTQTAAPSDSGGGETVGSTSNSTSGTSSPCNLTQSSAKESRSSGEGNSSALHWLADLATQKAKDDTKESGSLRSMMSRDSRPPFGLDSLSALSKPSASSPKLFNSLLLGSSMAQSKPEGSSLRDLLNSGPGKLPQGPGESGVPFPSVFTSAGSDKLKSSLPNFLDHIIASVVETKKAEGRRTGASESSELGVLGGRKDGVMGLSVLEPHTSHSWLCDGRLLCLQDPSNSNNWKIFRECWKQGQPVLVSGIHKRLKGHLWRPDAFSKEFGDQDVDLVNCRNCAIISDVKVRDFWDGFQVISKRLQDSDGQPMVLKLKDWPPGEDFRDMMPTRFDDLMENLPLPEYTKRDGRLNLAARLPNFFVRPDLGPKMYNAYGLISSEDRKVGTTNLHLDVSDAVNVMVYVGIPQAEGDQEQEADISGRKEVMTTIEEGDVDEMTKRRVYEGKEKPGALWHIYAAKDAEKIRELLRKVGEEQGQENPPDHDPIHDQSWYLDQTLRRRLYEEYGVQGWAIVQFLGDAVFIPAGAPHQVHNLYSCIKVAEDFVSPEHVRHCFRLTQEFRHLSTTHTNHEDKLQVKNIIYHAVKDAVGTLKAHEPKLARP